A region of the Lujinxingia litoralis genome:
CTCCATGTGCCGGTAGAGTGGTGCGAAGGTGCGGCAGACCTCAGTGAAGCATCGAGGGGCCCGGAGAGGGGGTCGAGACCCGTTCGACGACCTCGCCGGTGAGCTCGTGGCTGGCCTGGCGAGCGATGTCGGCCTGGGAGATGACGCCGCTGACCTCGTCGTTGTCGTTGACGACCACGATGCGGCGCAGCTGGTTGCTCTCCATCAGGTTCAGCGCGTTGGTCAGCGGTGCGGCGTGCTCGATGGTGATGACGGTGTCGGTCATGGCGTCGGCCACCGTGCACTTCTGGAGGTCTTTGCCCTGGGCGATCAGGCGGCAGACGATGTCGCGGTCGGTGATCACGCCGATGGGGTTGGGGGAGCCGTTTTTGTTGACGACCGGGACCAGGCCGCAGTCGAAGTCCTGCATCTTTTTGGCCACGGATTCGATGGAGTCGCCGGGTGAGCAGGTGACGGGATCGGCGGTCATGGCTTCGTAGACGTTCATGGGTGCTCCTGTGTGTTTTGCCTTAGGTTACAGCCGCTTAACCGGGGCTGTGAGGGCAAAGCTAAGAGCACACTGGCGAGCACCAAGGTCATCATCGTTCGAAGCGTTTGACGTTGTCGTAGATGAGCTGCATGAGTTCGTGATCGCCGGAGCGGGAGGCGTGAATCTGGGCGGTGCTCAGGGCCCGGTAGGCGGCGTCCTGCTCGTTGAGAAGGAGGTGGGCGCTGGCGCGCAGGTTAAAGGAGTGGGCCAGGGTGGTGTAGTCGCGGAGCTCGGTGGCCAGGGGGTTGAGGCGATCGAGGGTGGCCAGGGTGCCGTAAGACTCTTTGAGCTTGAGCTGAAGCTGGGCCAGCTGCATGAGCAGGGCGATTTCGCTGCGGCGGTAGTCGGTGCTCCGGGGTTCCT
Encoded here:
- a CDS encoding CBS domain-containing protein, whose translation is MNVYEAMTADPVTCSPGDSIESVAKKMQDFDCGLVPVVNKNGSPNPIGVITDRDIVCRLIAQGKDLQKCTVADAMTDTVITIEHAAPLTNALNLMESNQLRRIVVVNDNDEVSGVISQADIARQASHELTGEVVERVSTPSPGPSMLH